The Manihot esculenta cultivar AM560-2 chromosome 17, M.esculenta_v8, whole genome shotgun sequence genome contains the following window.
GTTTTGGGATTAATTTTTAGCGACAAAGAGAAAATGAATTTAGTCTGTGCCTATTATTTAGTTAGATTATTCCACTTTATGAACTGGGAGGTATATGATTATGGAAACTGAGGGTGAATGTGCCCATCATAGATGAATGCAACTGCTGTTATCTGTTATGTTCccgtaattttatattatcgtCTTCATCTAGATTATTTATTGAATTACAAATTTTAGGCCATGAATATTTATAGAGATTTATCAGTTTGGGAACAATTGTCTTACAAAATTTTGACTTTTGAGCAAGGTATCACAATTGCCATATATCTTTCAACACCTTGGTCTTGAGTATGACGAGAAGGTGCTTCCCTCAATTGGCAATGAGGTTTTGAAGGCTGTGGTTGCACAGTTCAATGCTGATCAGCTCCTCACTGAACGTCCCCACGTGTCAGCTTTGGTTCGGGAATCCCTTATCAGGCGTGCAAGGGACTTCAACATTGTGCTAGATGATGTGGCAATCACCCACCTGTCTTATGGGGTGGAGTTCTCTAGGGCTGTGGAGCAGAAACAGGTGGCACAGCAGGAAGCAGAGAGGTCCAAGTTTGTCGTCATGAAGGCTGACCAGGAGAGGAGAGCTGCAATTATCAGGGCAGAAGGTGAGAGTGAAGCTGCCCATCTGATCTCAGATGCAACTTCAAAGGCTGGTATGGGATTAATTGAACTGAGGAGGATCGAGGCATCAAGAGAGATTGCTGCAACTCTGGCGAAGTCACCCAATGTAGCATACCTTCCTGGTGGAAACAACATGCTTATGGCACTTAATGCAAATCGTTGAATAGGTAATCTCCGTGTCATGTATTTCAGTATTTGGGTGCTTGAATTTGCTTGCAGGAGCTGGATAGTAGGTTGTTGTTTGCTTTAAATGTTTATTATTGCTACTCTATTTATGCATTGAAAATGGAATAGAAATGACTCTCTTTGATGAGTATGGATTACAATTACAATTGCATCTAATTCTAAAGGAACATTT
Protein-coding sequences here:
- the LOC110605368 gene encoding prohibitin-3, mitochondrial; translated protein: MGSSQAAVSFLTNLARAAFGLGAAATALNASLYTVDGGQRAVLFDRFRGVIDTTIGEGTHFLIPWLQKPYIFDIRTRPHTFSSVSGTKDLQMVNLTLRVLSRPDVSQLPYIFQHLGLEYDEKVLPSIGNEVLKAVVAQFNADQLLTERPHVSALVRESLIRRARDFNIVLDDVAITHLSYGVEFSRAVEQKQVAQQEAERSKFVVMKADQERRAAIIRAEGESEAAHLISDATSKAGMGLIELRRIEASREIAATLAKSPNVAYLPGGNNMLMALNANR